A genomic window from Lepus europaeus isolate LE1 unplaced genomic scaffold, mLepTim1.pri SCAFFOLD_419, whole genome shotgun sequence includes:
- the CHAF1A gene encoding chromatin assembly factor 1 subunit A yields GQVLAFLAWSRAGPCRRTGGAQPPVTRAVSFQVTKKLIREKNKLRLQRDREVLREQRERLREAARRAKEEARRKREAEKELRERERREKRAKDQEEKAEKLRRKEERRRERQEALEAKLEEKRKKEEEKRLREEEKRIKAEKAEITRFFQKPKTPQAPKTLAGSCGKFAPFEIKEHMVLAPQSRATFGQDLCRQLDQLLWQQGGDFSFLKDLKSRRPLRSGPTGVCGRSAELFNSDVVIVGGGGGDGVPERRKFGRMKLLQFSENHRPAYWGTWNKKTTVIRPRDPWARDWTLLDYEVDSDEEWEEEEPGESLSHSEGDDDDDVGEDEDEDDGFFVPHGYLSEDEGVTEECADPENHKVRQKLKAKEWDEFLAKGKRFRVLQPVKIGCVWAATAGSCAGADLRVLQQFTACFLDTAPADDEHTPKASKREKRDQQILAQLLPLLHGNVHGSKVIIREFQERCRRGLLGQDTGSPPSPGCSRPQTPTAAEDSAVPSKARLKRLISENSVYEKRPDFRMCWYVHPRVLKSFDQEHLPVPCQWSYVTSVPSAPREDGGPVPTAPPGQATPVSLKRKSAGSMCITQFMKKRRHDGQAGATDMDGFQADTEEEEDGDCVILAIPDAGGVPCGAGAGAAAGMDGAEGALPAGLLGAS; encoded by the exons GCGGCCAGGTCCTGGCTTTTCTTGCGTGGTCCCGCGCGGGGCCCTGCCGCAGGACGGGTGGCGCCCAGCCCCCCGTAACGCGAGCCGTCTCCTTTCAGGTGACCAAGAAGCTCATCCGGGAGAAGAACAAGTTGAGGCTGCAGAGG GACAGAGAAGTGCTGCGGGAGCAGCGGGAGCGGCTGCGGGAGGCGGCGCGGCGGGCCAAGGAGGAGGCCCGGAGGAAGAGGGAGGCGGAGAAGGAGCTGCGCGAGCGAGAGCGCCGGGAGAAGCGCGCCAAGGACCAGGAGGAGAAGGCCGAGAAGCTGCGGCGCAAGGAGGAGCGGCGCCGCGAGCGCCAGGAGGCGCTGGA GGCCAAGCTGGAGGAGAAGcggaaaaaggaggaggagaaacggTTACGAGAAGAAGAGAAG CGCATCAAAGCGGAGAAGGCGGAGATCACCAGGTTCTTCCAGAAGCCAAAGACGCCCCAGGCGCCCAAG ACCCTGGCCGGCTCCTGTGGGAAGTTCGCGCCCTTTGAGATCAAGGAGCACATGGTGCTGGCGCCCCAGAGCCGCGCCACCTTCGGCCAGGACCTGTGCCGGCAGCTCGACCAGCTCCTGTGGCAGCAGGGCGGCGACTTCTCCTTCCTGAAGGATCTGAAGAGCCGGCGGCCCCTGCGCTCCGGCCCCACGGGGGTCTGCGGCCGGAGCGCGGAGCTGTTCAACAG CGACGTGGTGATcgtgggcggcggcggcggggacggCGTCCCGGAGCGGAGGAAGTTCGGCCGCATGAAGCTCCTGCAGTTCTCCGAGAACCACCGGCCGGCCTACTGGGGCACGTGGAACAAGAAGACGACGGTCATCCGCCCGCGGGACCCCTGGGCCCGGGACTGG ACGCTGCTGGACTACGAGGTGGACAGCGAcgaggagtgggaggaggaggagcccggGGAGTCGCTGTCGCACAGCGAGGGG GATGACGACGACGACGTGGGAGAGGATGAGGACGAGGACGACGGGTTCTTCGTGCCCCACGGGTACCTGTCTGAAGACGAGGGCGTGACGGAG GAGTGCGCGGACCCCGAGAACCACAAGGTGCGGCAGAAGCTGAAGGCCAAGGAGTGGGACGAGTTCCTGGCCAAGGGCAAGCGCTTccgcgtgctgcagccggtgaaGATCGGCTGCGTGTGGGCGGCCACAGCGGGCAGCTGCGCGGGCGCCGACCTCCGGGTGCTGCAGCAGTTCACGGCCTGCTTCCTGGACACGGCACCCGCGGACGACGAGCACACGCCCAAGGCCTCCAAGAGGGAGAAGCGGGACCAGCAGA tcctggcccagctgctgccgctgctgcacGGGAACGTGCACGGGAGCAAGGTCATCATCCGCGAGTTCCAGGAGCGCTGCCGCCGCGGGCTGCTGGGCCAGGACACCGGCAGCCCCCCGAGCCCGGGCTGCAGCCGCCCGCAGACGCCCACGGCCGCCGAGGACTCGGCCGTGCCCTCCAAGGCCAGGCTCAAGCGGCTCATCTCCGAGAACTCCGTGTACGAGAAGCGGCCCGACTTCCGCATGTGCTGGTACGTGCACCCGCGGGTGCTGAAGAGCTTCGACCAGGAGCACCTGCCCGTGCCCTGCCAGTGGAGCTACGTCACCTCGGTGCCCTCCGCCCCCAGAGAGGACGGCGGCCCCGTCCCCACCGCGCCGCCCGGCCAGGCCACGCCCGTCTCCCTGAAGAGGAAGTCGGCGGGCAGCATGTGCATCACCCAGTTCATGAAGAAGCGGCGGCACGACGGGCAG GCTGGGGCTACAGACATGGACGGCTTCCAGGCAGacacggaggaggaggaggacggcgaCTGCGTGATCCTGGCCATCCCGGATGCTGGGG GGGTCCCGTGTGGAGCTGGAGCCGGGGCCGCCGCAGGGATGGACGGCGCAGAGGGCGCCCTGCCCGCCGGCCTGCTCGGCGCCTCCTGA
- the UBXN6 gene encoding UBX domain-containing protein 6 codes for MKKFFQEIKADIKFKSAGPGQKLTDSAGEKAPKEKPSQLALRPPRQGPTDEAQMAAAAALARLEQKQPRARGPTSQDSIRNQVRKELQAEAEATVSGNPEAQGTNVVPEAKEEGSTHLAVPGVYFTCPLTGATLSRDQREAGVKAAILSHFSTDPVAASIMKIHTFNKDRDRVRLGVDTIAKYLDNIHLHPEEEKYRRIKLQNRVFQERINCLEGAHEFFEAIGFQKTLLPVPDQESPEEFYVLSEAARAQPLDRHKEQLLAAEPVRATLERQRRVFRPSPLASKFELPADFFNLTAEEVKREQKLRAEAAERLSALRTKAMREKEEQRALRKYTFTLLRVRLPDGCLLQGTFYARERLSALYSFVREALESDWLPFELLASGGQKLSEEENLALNECGLVPSALVTFSWDPAVLEDLRAAGAEPHASGLKPELLAAMERLL; via the exons ATGAAGAAATTCTTCCAGGAGATCAAGGCAGACATCAAGTTCAAGAGCGCGGGGCCCGGGCAGAAACTCACAGACTCCGCGGG GGAGAAGGCCCCCAAAGAGAAACCCAGCCAGCTGGCTCTGAGGCCGCCCCGCCAGGGACCCACCGATGAGGCGCAGAtggcggccgccgccgccctggcgcggctggagcagaagcagcccCGGGCCCGGGGCCCCACGTCGCAGGACTCCATCCGGAACCAGG TGAGGAAGGAGCTGCAAGCCGAGGCCGAGGCCACGGTCAGCGGGAACCCCGAGGCGCAAGGGACGAACGTG GTCCCTGAGGCCAAGGAGGAGGGCTCCACCCACCTGGCCGTGCCGGGCGTGTACTTCACCTGCCCACTCACGGGGGCCACCCTGAGCAGGGACCAGCGGGAGGCCGGCGTCAAGGCGGCCATTCTCTCG CACTTCTCCACCGACCCGGTGGCCGCGTCCATCATGAAGATCCACACGTTCAACAAAGACCGCGACCGGGTGAGGCTGGGCGTGGACACCATCGCCAA GTACCTGGACAACATCCACCTGCACCCCGAGGAGGAGAAGTACCGGAGGATCAAGCTGCAGAACAGGGTGTTCCAG GAGCGCATCAACTGCTTGGAGGGCGCGCACGAGTTTTTTGAGGCCATCGGGTTCCAGAAGACCCTGCTTCCGGTCCCGGATCAGG AGAGCCCGGAGGAGTTCTACGTGCTGAGCGAGGCGGCGCGGGCCCAGCCCCTGGACAGGCACAAGGAGCAGCTGCTGGCCGCCGAGCCGGTGCGGGCCACGCTGGAGCGGCAGCGCCGCGTCTTCCGGCCCTCGCCGCTGGCCTCCAAGTTCGAGCTGCCCGCGGACTTCTTCAACCTCACGGCCGAAGAGGTGAAGCGGGAGCAGAAGCTGAG GGCCGAGGCGGCGGAGCGGCTGAGCGCGCTGCGGACCAAGGCCATGCgggagaaggaggagcagagggCGCTGCGCAAGTACACGTTCACGCTGCTGCGCGTGCGCCTGCCGGACGGCTGCCTGCTGCAGG GCACCTTCTACGCCCGCGAGCGGCTGTCGGCGCTGTACAGCTTCGTGCGTGAGGCCCTGGAGAGCGACTGGCTGCCCTTCGAGCTGCTGGCCTCGGGCGGGCAGAAGCTGTCGGAGGAGGAGAACCTGGCCCTGAACGAGTGCGGGCTG GTGCCCTCCGCCCTCGTCACCTTCTCGTGGGACCCAGCTGTGCTGGAGGACCTCAGGGCAGCCGGGGCCGAGCCCCACGCATCCGGCCTGAAGCCCGAGCTCCTGGCGGCCATGGAGCGGCTCTTGTGA